ttaagagaagaaagaaaagtatGAACCCGGAACGCATTAGATTAAAAAGAAAGACTCTATTTACTATAGCAACCACCACTTGCAAGTAATACGGTATTGCTGACCTGGTTATAGGTAAAAAAATTACTTGGACTACACTTTAATTTGTACGGATTGTGTATCAAAGTCACTAACGAAGATAGGGTGTAATATTATTGAGAGAAAATCATATTAAATTTACTAAATTACCCTCCAAAGACTCATGTGAGTAGAGGAGTGGAGGAGAATTTGCTTTACAGCTAAACCTTGGTGTAACGAAGACcataattttcaccaaaaaaaggGATAAACAATTTGGTCATGTGAAATGAAAAGGAAATgggataaaaaaaatgttatatcTCCGTCATAATATCAACAATCAATATGATTTTTCTCTATGAGTAgattataatatatttatattaaatttgcTACCGATGCAGTTAAATTTAAGATCTTCTATTAAAATAGAGACAAATGCTTACCGAATTAAGTGTCAACGTTAAATATAACACAAAAATTGATAACCGCACGTCTTTTTTTCTTatgcatttttcttttgtttagatcATCATATTGAATATTTCAACATAAATTAATGTTTTAagtggaaaaaagaaaagaaaatgtctCCATATCatctttgtatattttctttcaaattataaaaatttaaaatgtaaaataaaatttttagagTTAATAATAATGTATATGAAAAAACGGATATTTTTGAGCagtaaaaaggaaataaaagaatagaaaaaaagggaaaaattgGGCGGGGAGTGCTTAAAGAAAGTGGCGGGTTTTACGGTGCAAAAGGACGAAGAAGCAAAAAGCTGACGCGGCGACACGTGGCGAGGCAAATGACCGTTGGATGAGCATGCGAATTTAACAGTGATTTGATCTAATTCTTCTACCGTTTTGAGACGAGATTATGACATCCATAACCAACcaggagagggaggagagagagagagagaggggttttATGTTatacagtcacacacacacacagagaaagAAACGCACTGCGCAGAGCTGAAAAGCTCATCACCTGCGAACAAATcagacggagagagagagagagaggcttgAGTTTGTGTGAGCTGCTTGCAGAGTGCAGAGGAGAGAAAGGATATGGCGGCGTTGCAGAGAGAGGTAAGTTCTGCGGGATTCATAAATGCTTGGAAATTACAGGCGAACAGCGCAGCACAGTGAAGAGGACGGATTAAAAGCGCGATTAACGCTGCCAAACTGAGTTCTAGCTATCTCTGTCCCTCTCTGcagattttcatttttcaccaTTCTCTtcaaatattttcataaaaattaaaacttcaaGGTGAATAGTAAATACCCATTAGAGAATTGGGTCGGAGTTTGAGCTTGATATGGATTTTCGGTCACAATTTGGGTCTCGGTTAAGGAAGCAGCAGCAATGGCTGGTTTTTTCTCATTAGGCAGAGGCGGCAGCGACGACCAGCATAATAGCAACAACCCACCCCCGCCTGATCACCACAACCACCAACAAATTGCTCCGGAGACGTTGTTCTGGTACAAGAATGAGGACGTGGCAAATCAGCCGTACAAGGGCTTCGAGCTGTTGCAGCAACAGGAGCAGCTCCTCCAGCTCCAAACCCAGCCGCCCCCACGGCTTTACCAGCCTCATCCCCACCACCATCAAGATCTCTACGCTTCTGCGGCTGCTCTAGGGGTGGGTCCCAGCAGCAGGGGATCGGATGACACTTCATCGTCGAGGTCGGCCGCAGCGGCGTTTACGATGATGAGGTCGTCGtcaggaggaagaggaggaagcgGAGGAAGCGGAGGTGGCGCCAGCTGTCAGGACTGCGGGAACCAAGCGAAGAAAGACTGCATACACATGAGGTGCAGGACTTGCTGCAAGAACCGAGGGTTAGACTGTCCGACCCACGTCAAGAGCACGTGGGTTCCGGCGTCGAAACGCCGTGAGCGGCAGCAGCAGCTCGCCGCCTTGCAGCACCAACACCACCAACAGCAAGATCATTTACAACAACACCAGAaccaacagcagcagcagcttcAAGTGATTCGTGGAGAAAGTTCGAAAAGACTCAGAGAAAATCCGAGCTCGAATCCCTCTCTTCGTATtcacacaaacacaaatacttCAGGTATTCTATttatacacacatatacatacacgTTTTATGAGATCTTTTGATCGTTTGAGAGAGGGAAAAAAAGGAGGGTTTGAGTGAACAAGGAGAGAATGGAAGAAGGGGAGAAAAAAGGGGAAGGGTTTTGGAAGGTAGCGTgtgcaaaaccaaacaaatagaAGAGAATATCGATTGCGTGTTAGGAAGAGTCGATCCCTCAATAGTAAAAAACTCATTCTTCCAAAAACCCCATCAGAAATCACcagctttctttcttttcatctTTTCCTTTTCCAAAAAAACACTGTTCTGCAGTAGTCCTGACGACTATTACATTGACAggaagaaagaaacaaagaaagaaatacactgtttctctctctctctctctctaaaaattcCGTGTTCATGTTTGTGCGTATTGCTTGCTTTTGTGtgcctttctttttttatttgtgttaaaagaaagaaaatctaaagataagcaattttttaatttaattttcctacTCTGGGTCTTTCCTTGTCATGAAAAACTATGTAGTTTTATGTATTGGAGCTTGGGATTTACACATGTCTGTGTATGTAGGCTTGGATGTGGTGAATTTCCCGCCGGAAGTAAGATCGCAGGCTGTATTTCGCTGCGTGAAAGTGAGCGCAATGGACGACGAGGTCCAGTACGCGTACCAGACGGCTGTGAACATCGCAGGCCATTGGTTTAAAGGAATTCTCAACGACCATGGACCCGAATCCCCTAACTACAACATGAACATGGCAGCTGAAACCTCGTCTGGTGGTGGAGTTAATTTCCAACCGCTCAATCTCATCGCGGGAGCCACCACCGCCGTTAACACAGCATCCATTGACGGTGGTGGCGGTCACGAGGGAATGGCAGTGGCGGGTTCGACGACAGTTATAGATCCTTCTTCTCTATATCCAGCTCCAATTAACACATACATGGGTACGCAATTCTTCCCACCACCAAGATCTTGATGGAACAAAAGTTTACACTTCCCacattcttcatcttcttcttcttctgactACCTACCTACGACGAGCAACTGTTCCGTACGTAGTAAGTGTGTACTCTCAAATCTTTTGATAATATCTTTGTAGCAAAAATTGATACCCACATTTGGACTAGCCTAGCTAGGAAGCTAGAAAGAGAGAGTTGAAAGAAAGTATTGATGCGCGAGGAACGTATTTGTTTTGTTGACAGTTTCTAATGCttgttaattagttaatttgaATGTCATCATCTATTATGATTGGTATTATCATTAATCCTCTTGATTAATATCTTGTTCAAATTCAAATATGTTTAGGCGCTACATGTTTTCTTCATTTTGTTTTGACTAATTGGAGATTTTAAAGAGTGGTGGTGTTTTGTGGATTATCCTGGATGGGTATTTCTCTTTAACGTAGCGTGTCCAGGGTTAAAACGCGATGCCCTCTTGTAGATTAAGATGAATTTAGTGTTAAAAAAGAGTGGcggtgtttttatttatttatttttcctctACTGGGTTGAACCCCATGACATTTTTTTGGTTGGATTTGAACTTGGAaagctgctttttttttctttttccctgtTTACCCGTATGCTTGCCTGTTTGAAATGGATCACGAAAACTTGGAAGTTTTCGTCTTTTGTTGGACAAACTACAAAGACGACTTCTTTTTTCATTTCGGTATGGGCGGTCCAGCCATGCATGAGTAAACCAGCATATTCAAGTTCAAAAGGTCAAGCAACcctttctcccttctctctctctctctctctctctctctctctctctctagattgtCATAGAATATTGaactttgttttatattttcttcatttgttcctaaattttgaaatgaatgGATGTGACTTTGATGTTGAAAACTGGAAGCTTTGCTTAATTTTCACCTGCGGTGGTTTAATGCACAGCTCCAGGAAGGtaaaattacagaaatattGCTCAATTGTTTGTTGGATAATTGCTTAAATTTAATATTGTTTACTTTCTGTATGAAAACTTAGGAATTGTAAACATAGCAGAAAATTTAAGGGCCTTGCATAATTAGTTTACAAACAATCTGACCTTTGACATGTCCTCTAAATTTCATACATTAATGTTATCTGCAATTATCTATTTCTCACTTCCCTATAGAAGTCTTTTTAAACCTTTTAATGCTGCCACATTATTGCATTTAGTCAATAAATATTGATTATAGTTATCACTAGTAGTTCTTAAAATATCAACAGTATAAAGCACAagctttatttttaaataaataaatttactgTGGGGAAGCTTATATCTGTAATGAAACTGGAAGGGAGTTTAAGGGCTagtttttttaagtgtttttaaatgactgaaaacatttttagagaaaatgtttttgagtttcaaaaatacttgaagtgcttcttgTTAGAAGAGCCAtttatgtgcttcttgcaggaagcacttcaagtgcttttctaGAATTAACTTTCATTTTTACAAATGATTGGTTTcagaaaacattttctctaaaaaaactttcagtcatttaaaagcACATCTCAAACGAGCCTACTTTACCTCCAAAAtgtagataaaattttaattttaagagAGAAACATCAGAATTGTTGtagttagaaaagaaaaagaaattaaggttgataaattaaacaaaaacataagATGAGATTTTTCAATGAACGAAGCATCAGAATGAATCAAATCTCCGTAAAGTCTGTTTAAGAGATTTTTGAATGCACAAACACATGTTCGAACTCTAAAGCCTAATAACCCCAAGATAGATAAGGAGTCACCTAATCTTTTGTTTGCATGGTGAAGTATTTGACTAACTAATCCCAAGGTCTGTCGTATGTGTATGTATTTTATTTAGATTCCAATCGTTCATGCCTCCAAGTCTTTTCGTCCATGGCTGCAAATCTGTCTTCTTGTCGAAAATAATTGAGAGATCCCTTAATATAGGTTTAGGCCTGAATATATGTATCTTGGGGTGTAAATAACATGTAAAAACTTCTGTCTTGAAAAGTGCAAGCTACGACGCATGGACATGGTGGTATCCCTTCGTATTCCCGTGTTGTGTCGTATTCTTGTGTTCGTATCCACGTCCATGCATCCTAGGTAGAAAGTATTTGAAATTGAGTTGTGCACTTGCCTGTGTTTAGTTGTGTATTATTCTAATGGCTAGAGAGTGtttggggtttagggttttgtatcCGTAAATGATTCGGCAAGTTGGTGCCAAGAGTGTCAacatctccatctctctctctctctctctctctctctctctctctctctctctctgttgtaATTGCTTCAAGCAAGTTGGTTACTCTTAGAGAATTCCATATATGGAGTACATGGAAATGAGTCCAGATTCTTAAGCCAAATTATAACTATTGCCCTGCTGTTTTATAATGAATTGGATAGCATATAGCTATATATATAATGAGGAGTTTGCAGGAAATATTAAAAGAATTGTAGTGATTCAGTGAAAAAACTTTCATGTAGAGAAAATAACTGCAGTTGAAATTATATGAAagtttttttaatacaagcgGAAATGGGAGAAGGGAGAATTGAACTTAAGATCTCGGTGCAGGAATAAATGATCTTAAATCAACTGAGCGACAACCCCTTGCAAAAATATTACTGAGAAAAtaagaaggctccaaaaatgcTTTCTTTTTAAGTTGTGTTGATACTAGATAGAATTCTACAAAGCAGTAGTATATGTGTATTGAATTGCTTGAAAATTAATTCTTGCTGTGGAGCTTGAAGTATATTAGCCCTCTTGATGGACTGAATTAGCTTTTGAGTGATCCTGCATGGATGGATGGAGGGTGGCAGTTACAAAGAGACCATACTATTTTAGAGTAGCAGTTTAGTTACAACACAGACTTGCCCATCCCATAATGTCATATTCAAAAATGTTACTCTTACTACGTTTGTCTTACCACATTTGTATTGTCTTTATACGTGTTTGTGTGCCCTACACTATTAGGGAGGTGGTACAAATGTGGTAAGTGTAACATTCTTAATCGTCTTCAATTTCTATCGAAATTTTCTATAGTATATATATTGGGTACTTAGCCATTAAATCCTTGATCACAAATTAAACCATCTGTTGTCTTAATGCACGTCATGCATTAATGCACGTCATGCATTGAAGCATGGTTAAACTTTcggtcatatatatatatatatatttttttttatcatgttTTCTGGTAAATTAGAGGGCGGCTTTTGTTCCAGCGAGTTAGGTCAAGTTTCGACCATATACATTTATTGAATTTTCTGTAGTGCGCAATTAAGTTACACTTAACAAGAGCTGTTAAATTCTGTTAGGttaaaaaatttaacaattcTTGTTCAGATGTGTAATTTAAATGTGCATTAGAAAAAATCTTGTACATTTACCGTTGGGATAGTGTGTGTGTAAAGCTAAATGTGCTGCTACAGTATGTTTCCATGTGATGCAGCTGTTTTATGGTAGATTCTTTTCCTTACaaaactctttttttcttcttaaaattaaacaaaattttatatattgTAGACCCGCCGaaagaaaataaacacattttGTCGTTGGATTCCGTAAGAAAAATACTTAATTTAGTCGAATTGGGGAAATTCTTATTGACCTTTAAACCTAATTattatttgttgttttttgatgaacaaaatcttaacaaaaagaaagagaaaaccaTATATGCCTATATACATTCCCAATGCAAAAAATAATTAGTATTTACTTTTACAGAAATAATGATGAGATTGACGCCCATGTTTTTTTGGCTCAAAAAACTTTCCACTCCATCGGTATATATGCATATCATGTTTCCTTGAGCAGCGCAGAGAATGAAAAAGCAGCAGAAAATTTTCGATGTGTTGGGAATACGGTTCgatacattaattttttttttaactttaaaaatCATCAAAGGCCCCCATCTCCAATGCACTGGAATATTACATCACTTGTAATATTAcattaattgtattattacacttgGTATGTCGGACCGTATCACAACAAAAAATCTCCAGTGTAATATTCGGTCCCCTGGACAACTGAGTAAGTACCTGGGggaattcaatttttcaattttgtatccatgcattcaattttctttgaattttggGAAATCATCAAGGGCAATCCCCAATGCACCAGGGTATTATTCTTTCAAAATTAGTTTTGTGAGTCTGTAGCTTTTTGTTACGAGTAGTAATTTTCaaactcatattttttttccttatgcatttctttctttgttgtcGTATGGTTAGATAACGAAGGAGGAGTGCTGAACGGGTAAAGATATGAGAACAATTTTGCTCATTAATCTCTAATTGTGATGGAAATACGGTATACATTCTAATAAACTCGGATTAACATTAGTGGCTATACATTACTGCAATGCATATACTGAGTAGAAAGATAATGCTACACTATGATTAAAGAGTTGATGCATGAAACTGTTATGGAGTTGTGAATTCTTCTCCAACATATCTCTATACAAAGTAACTTTCATATAGATAGATTTTGTTTCGTGAAAGTAGGGTATTCATTGAAACGTCGGAAGAATACATACAATGGTAGATAGGGTGCAATGAAAAATGACTTTGTTATAGCTTTGCCGGAGCTTTCAATATTCAGTCTAACAGAAAAAGAGTGCTTGCACCAAACAAATCAAATAGAACTATCCTCAATAAGTAAGTCTTAAGATTATATCCGGTGATTCTTCAAACCAACTAATTGCTTTTGAAGTTTCGAGATCTGAAGTTCAATATAAGGAAACCATTCAAActacgtacatatatatatatatatatatatgtatatatatatataagcatgGAAATCGTTGACAGTGGCAGACTGCGGATCTAGCTGTGTATGTACACGCTTTAGAGCACAGTTTTTCTGCAAGGGGTTGTCAAGTGACTTTATTTTACTATCTTCCAAATAAAATGGCAAAATTGTGTTGTATTGGGGAAACATATTCGTGCAATAAGAAATTAGTTAGGGTGACTTTAAATAATCCTATCCTTGACCTACATTGAAAATCTCAAATCTCAATTCAACTTCTTTCTTAAATCATAAGGTTTTCCTTGACAAATGCATCTTATCAACAACTTTATATATGTACAACATATTATCCAAGGGCAAATCATGTTTGTAGCGAGTAGATTAACTAAACAAAGAAACGTATTTGTAGTGAGTAGCTTGCTAGTTAGGTTAACATACTAAAGAAAATTCGTAAAAAACACATGTTCTGTAGACTACTTCTCAGTGACGTGCAACATCAAACACTACTCCCTCCTGTATATGGCATCCAATCAACCAACGGGTGGATGCATGATAGCCATACAACCCCACAACATTGCTCTCTCGTATACTCCATCACTCTCAGAGTCTCTAGTCTCCCACATGCAGCAGTCTGAAATCCTAGCTTAGAATTGTGCTTGCCAACAGAGACCTCAGCTAGGTAACGGCCACATATTTCTAGCGTTTTGAGAAAGTATAATAAACCCAGATGTTTGGCACTGAGCTAATTTATATTCTCTTCTTTTCTAACTTTTgcttgtatatataattatatatacatatatagacaTCGCTGCAGTGTCTGCAATATTTTAGAGAGATCCAAGAGCAATAGCTAAACAACATATTAGCTAGGTTAATTCCCCTAGTAAGCACAAACAAAGTCATAATTCAAAAGGGAGCACTAGGGTTTGTCATGGTGTATTAGGGCAATTATAGGCAGGCGGGGTTGGCATGCAATTTGATCAGCTCTAGGGTTGGTAGGCTGAGCCCAATGCACAATGTGATCTTCTGTGTGTTGGCCTGGGGGGCAATATAATTTGAGTTGCTGTGGTCCCGACAAGAAGGCAATTTGCTGcaaaaagtttttgttttttcccttcattttttgttttgctttgctttgcttTCGATCAATTAGCTGTTTCCTCCCAAACCCTATTTGCAATCTGAGAAAgcggtagagagagagagcaccaGTATATCTGAATGTGCTGATCGAACTGAATGCCAATTGGTGggagttgaagttttttttccatATTCCATAACTTGTAAGGCTGTGTCTGCTGTCAGCAGAAAACAAGGCTGCAAGTTTGAAGGCGTAATTAAGGCATATTTTGGAAGAAACCAAGCTCTTACATGTAGTGAATTGTCTCTTCGAGGACCAGTAAATATTATTTTGGTTGCTAGCTAGTTGCTATATATATTTCTCGACCGTTAATTACATGTAGAGTAATTATCCCACGGACGTCGTCTTTGGAATTAGGTTAACATAAACCCTGCTGCAAAACTACGCCTATAGTTAATCTGGAGAAATTAATTAAAGACCCATCTCGGATTAGGGTTCCTAAAGTTCAAACTCTAGTGTTAGAATAGTATCCAAATTCTAAACCACAAAGCTTTGATAATAAATAGGGTTGATCTACAATATACATGTATCAAATGTATCGGTGTTTAAACAGTTAGATCAAACATATCAAATATTAATTCATACAAATTAAACGGTTTAGTGCACCAGtgcatatcatatatacacCGTTTAAATTATAGAGATTGTAGGGGTGGAAGGCATGATcttggaatatatatatatatatatatatatatatatatgtatgtgtgtgtgtgtacttatTTCTATATTGACTTTTAATGATAAGGTGCTTGAATGCGAGAGCTAGGTAGAGATCTCGATCTCCCACTTGCTTTGACAGCCCCACGGAATTTTCATGTAGCAATCTTACTTTTCCCCAACAAATCTCTCTGAAATGGAttgatatatgcatatatatggaTGACCTTTCTGAATTGACATGCATCAAAGTGAAACCCAATATTCGGTTTCAAAGAGAATCGGAATGTCGTGACTCGTGAGGTAGAAAATTCAGTACAATTAATGACATATATAAATACTTATATATAATACTTTTATGCAGTCAATCAATCGTATATATACAAAGGCCAAAACTTTTTTTCTTGggggattaattttttttgtcagacGTCAATAGTATAGGCTTGCTCTTATATTTGGGAAGAATGTTTGCCGCTTGTGCCAAATCGTGCCCACCTATTTAATTGTATTGGTACTGGTTGTATTCATAGTCACTCGACCTAATTAATTTTTCTCCTTGAgcaaatttctttttttatttttttatttttttgtataaataaaGGGAAATATCCTGAGAGTAGTACTTGACCGAAAGAAAATTAGTGAGAGGACTATTTCCTGGATTGTTGTGCCAAGTTTTCTCCGTTTTTCCGTCATTTCTACAGGAACATCTCCAACAGCTTAGCTAAATCATGTTGTTTGAACTTGGATAAATTTAACCCAAAACCACAAAAAGCTTGATCCACAGCGTCGTTATATCCCAGTTAACCTAGCTTTGTAAATGGTTGCAAGATTTCTTTACTTTCCATATGGCCAAGAGATTCGGCGTTAGCAGCCCATTGAGTTATTAATGAGCAACCATTAAGACCTGTTTAATTTGATATCATCATAATATAAAGGTGGGTTTGGTAATAATAAAGATAATATAAAATGAAATCAAACTAAATGCGTTTTAATGAGTACCTTTTAAtaaatagtattcaaagttatgaaatgaaaaaaatattcaaagttgTAGGAGTAACATTTTTAAAATCGGCTAAAAGCCAAAACAATCTTCGAATTTCATGCTAAACTCATTAAAATATATCTAGTGTTGTTGGAGATGCTCGAAGTCATAAACCCGGAGAAAATTTGTAAGTAA
This is a stretch of genomic DNA from Malus domestica chromosome 02, GDT2T_hap1. It encodes these proteins:
- the LOC103400933 gene encoding protein SHI RELATED SEQUENCE 1; protein product: MAGFFSLGRGGSDDQHNSNNPPPPDHHNHQQIAPETLFWYKNEDVANQPYKGFELLQQQEQLLQLQTQPPPRLYQPHPHHHQDLYASAAALGVGPSSRGSDDTSSSRSAAAAFTMMRSSSGGRGGSGGSGGGASCQDCGNQAKKDCIHMRCRTCCKNRGLDCPTHVKSTWVPASKRRERQQQLAALQHQHHQQQDHLQQHQNQQQQQLQVIRGESSKRLRENPSSNPSLRIHTNTNTSGLDVVNFPPEVRSQAVFRCVKVSAMDDEVQYAYQTAVNIAGHWFKGILNDHGPESPNYNMNMAAETSSGGGVNFQPLNLIAGATTAVNTASIDGGGGHEGMAVAGSTTVIDPSSLYPAPINTYMGTQFFPPPRS